In the Streptomyces sp. SJL17-4 genome, CTTGGCGTAGTCCCGCGACCAGGAGTGCGGCCAGTCGGCGCGCGTCGTAGCGGGGATCGCTCTCGGCTCCGATGCAGAGGTTCCCGATGCCGCGCATGAGCGGGTAGGCGTCCACGCCGCAGCGGATCTCGCCGGAGGCGGTGGCGGCGTCGAGGAGTTGGGCGCACACCGGCAGGAGGCGGTCGAGGAAATAGGCGTGCAGCGTCTCGAAGCCGGCGCTGTCTCCCTGCATCGCGGCGGCGAGGCCGTGTTTGGTGACCAGGAAGTCGACGAAGAGGTCCACCCACCGCGCGAGGGCGGCGTGCGGTGTCCGGCTGCTCGCCAGCAGAGCCGGGCCGGCTTCGGCGCAGGCCTCGACCTGGTGGCGGTAGACGGCGATGACGAGGTCGGCGCGGGTGGGGAAGTGGCGGTAGATCGTGGCCACCCCGACGCCGGCCTCGGCCGCGATGTCGCGCACCGGGGCCTCCACGCCCGAGGTGACGAAGACCGCGGCGGCCGCGTCCAGCAAGGTCTGCTGGTTGCGCCGGGCGTCCTTGCGCGTGGACCTGGCTGAGCTTCCCGGGGCCTGGTCGATGTCGTTCACCGAACCCTCCTTCCGTAACCGGTCTTGAAAAACGGAACAGCGTTCCGTATTGTTTCCGGAACGACGTTCCGTTTCATTCATGATGGCAGACCCGCGGCGACCCGCCGCGGGCGCCACCGGCCGTCGGCCCCCGAACCAAGAGTGCGAAAGCACCGACCGGAAGGCCTGGAACTGGAAATGAACTTCACTGAGACCGCGAACGCGCCCTCCACGGTCATATCCGCGATGCCGCTCGTCCTGCCCACCGCGCCGGGTCGCGGCGCGGACCTCCAGGTCCGCGTGTCCGCCCCCGCGACCGGCGACGACCTGCCCGTCATCGTCTTCTCGCACGGCTTCGGCTGGTCGATGAACGGCTACGCCCCGCTGGCGGACTTCTGGGCCGCCCACGGCTTCGTGGTCGTCCAGCCGACCCACCTCGACTCCAGGACGCTCGCCCTCCCCGCCGAGGACCCCCGTACACCGCGGATCTGGCGCTTCCGTATCGAGGACCTCACGTGCGTACTGGACGGACTCGACGCACTGGAAGCCGCGGTGCCGGGCCTCGCCGGACGCCTCGACCGCGACCGCGTCGCCGTGGCCGGCCACTCCTGGGGAGCCCAGACGGCGAGCACGCTGCTGGGCGCGCGCGTCCTCGACTCCCACGGCGTTCCCGGCGAGGACCTGTCCGACCCCCGCGTCAAGGCGGGTGTGCTGCTGGCGCTGACCGGGCTGGGCGACGACCTGACTCCGTTCGCCGCCGAACACTTCCCCTTCATGAAGCCGTCCTTCGGCACCATGACCGCACCGGCCCTCATCGTCGCCGGTGACCACGACCGGTCCCACCTGTCCACGCGCGGACCGGACTGGTTCACCGACCCCTATACCCACAGCCCCGGAAGAAAGAGCCTGCTCACGCTGTTCGGCGCGGAGCACTCGCTCGGCGGCGTCCCCGGATACGAGGTCGCCGAGACGACGGACGAGAGCCCCGAACGCGTCGCCGTGATCCAGCGCCTCACCACGGCGTTCCTGCGCAGCGCCCTCTGTCCGGAGGACCCCGGCTGGGAGGCGGCGGCCGCCGCCCTGGAAGCAGCCCCCAGCCCGCTCGGCGAGCTGCGGAGCAAGTAGCGGGCGGTACTCAGGCCCGATAGGCGACGGTCGCGAGCTCGACGAACGAGCGGATCAACGGATTCGGGTCTCCCTCGTTCCATGCCGCGACCACGCGGCTCGGCGGCATGTCGGTCAGCGGAACCACGGTGAGCCCCTTGCCCGGCTCGTGGTCCACGAGGGTCATGCCCACCGTGCCGTTCCACAGGACCGCCTGCCGGCATTCCTGGACGGCGCGCACCACCGGCCCCCGGCGAGGCTCTCCGCCGTTCCAGTACGACTGCCACGTGGGGTCCGTCCCCTCCGGGAACCGGAACCAGCGGCGGTCCGCCAGGTCGGACAGCTCCAGGCCGTCGCGGCGGGCCAGGGGATCGTCGGCGCGCAGCAGCGCTCCCACCGGGTCGGCGCGCAGCGTACGCACGGTCAGGCCGGTCTCGTCGAACGGGCCACGGGTCAGGGCGAGGTCGACCAGCCCGGCGTGCAGTCCGCAGGTGGGATCGGCGAGGTCGGTTTCGCGGATGCGGACATCGACGTGCGGGTGGCGCCGACGGTACGCGCCGGCCAGCCGGGCGATGCCCGGGTCGGCGCTGTCGCCCAGGACGCCGACGGTGATGCGCGCGGCGCCGGCCGCGACCGCCACGCGTTCTCGTACCCGGTCGGCCCGGCCGAGCAGGCCGCGTGCCTCTTCGAGCAGCACCGCGCCCACCGGAGTGAGCGTGACACCGGCGGACGACCGGTCGAACAGCGCGGCGCCGACCTCGGCCTCCAGGCGTTTGATCGCCCGGCTGAGAGGCGGCTGACTCATGTGCAGCCGGACCGCGGCCCGGCCGAAGTGGAGTTCCTCGGCGACCGCCACGAAGTAGCGCAGCGTGCGTAGCTCCATGGCGTGACGATACCCGTACGGTATCGAGGCCGCGGAATCGGTCTTGGACAGCTGTCGTGCCCCGGCGGTGGAATCGACGTGAGTCGGGAAGCCGTCGGCACACTCCGGCGCCGACCTGTTCACCCGCAGCTGTCAACCCTGGATGGAATCCGTGAACATCGCATATGGGATCGTGGCCGGCCTGCTTGCCCTCTTCTACCTGTACGCGGGCGGGGTGAAGGTGGCCCGGAGCCGTGAACAGCTCCGGCCGATGATGGCCTGGGTGGACAGCACGCCGATGCCGGCCGTCCGGGCCGTCGGGGTGACCGAAGTCCTGGGCGCGATCGGGCTGGTCCTCCCGCCGCTGACCGGTGTCGCGTCCTGGCTGGCCTTTGCCGCGGCCATCGGGTTCGTGGTCCTGCAGATCGGGGCGACCGGGGTTCACCTGCGCCGGGGAGACCGTCAGGTCGCCCTCAACATCTCGCTCCTTCTCGCCGCGGCCGCCACCACCTGGCTGGCAACGGCCTGGCTGTGACGTCCCGCGTCGGCCGCATCACGCTCCCGGTGAGGGGCGGGGTCAGTGTGCGCGTACGCCGTCGAGGGCGATCGACAGCAGGACGTCGGCCTCGGCCGGGCCGTCGCTCTCCCGCTCGGTGGCCAGCGCGATGGCGCCGACGAGCTTCAGCAGTTGGGTGATGGTGATCCCGGCACGCACGGCGTCCGCCGCCCGGGCGCGCGTGAGGAGGGCGTCTCCCGCCGTGGTGATCATGTCGTGGCAGGTTTCGCCCAGCGCGGGGTCGCCGTCCCGCATCAGCGAAGCCCCCAGGCCCCGGTTGGCCACGGCGTGCGCGCCGACGGCGTGCAGCCAGGTGGACAGCGCCTGACCCGGGTCGGGTGCGGCGAGAAGCTCGTCCGCCTTCGCGCAGAGGGACTGCACCCGGTCCTTGAAGACCGCCTCCAGGAGCGCCTGCCGGGAGGGGAAGTGGCGGTGCAGCGTGGCGGAGCCGACTCCGGCACGGCGGGCGACCTCCTCCAGGGAGGCGTCGGCGCCGTGCTCGGCGACCAGGGCCCCGG is a window encoding:
- a CDS encoding DoxX family protein; protein product: MNIAYGIVAGLLALFYLYAGGVKVARSREQLRPMMAWVDSTPMPAVRAVGVTEVLGAIGLVLPPLTGVASWLAFAAAIGFVVLQIGATGVHLRRGDRQVALNISLLLAAAATTWLATAWL
- a CDS encoding chlorophyllase; this encodes MNFTETANAPSTVISAMPLVLPTAPGRGADLQVRVSAPATGDDLPVIVFSHGFGWSMNGYAPLADFWAAHGFVVVQPTHLDSRTLALPAEDPRTPRIWRFRIEDLTCVLDGLDALEAAVPGLAGRLDRDRVAVAGHSWGAQTASTLLGARVLDSHGVPGEDLSDPRVKAGVLLALTGLGDDLTPFAAEHFPFMKPSFGTMTAPALIVAGDHDRSHLSTRGPDWFTDPYTHSPGRKSLLTLFGAEHSLGGVPGYEVAETTDESPERVAVIQRLTTAFLRSALCPEDPGWEAAAAALEAAPSPLGELRSK
- a CDS encoding helix-turn-helix domain-containing protein is translated as MNDIDQAPGSSARSTRKDARRNQQTLLDAAAAVFVTSGVEAPVRDIAAEAGVGVATIYRHFPTRADLVIAVYRHQVEACAEAGPALLASSRTPHAALARWVDLFVDFLVTKHGLAAAMQGDSAGFETLHAYFLDRLLPVCAQLLDAATASGEIRCGVDAYPLMRGIGNLCIGAESDPRYDARRLAALLVAGLRQEG
- a CDS encoding helix-turn-helix domain-containing protein → MRADARRNAEKIVAAAGALVAEHGADASLEEVARRAGVGSATLHRHFPSRQALLEAVFKDRVQSLCAKADELLAAPDPGQALSTWLHAVGAHAVANRGLGASLMRDGDPALGETCHDMITTAGDALLTRARAADAVRAGITITQLLKLVGAIALATERESDGPAEADVLLSIALDGVRAH
- a CDS encoding LysR substrate-binding domain-containing protein: MELRTLRYFVAVAEELHFGRAAVRLHMSQPPLSRAIKRLEAEVGAALFDRSSAGVTLTPVGAVLLEEARGLLGRADRVRERVAVAAGAARITVGVLGDSADPGIARLAGAYRRRHPHVDVRIRETDLADPTCGLHAGLVDLALTRGPFDETGLTVRTLRADPVGALLRADDPLARRDGLELSDLADRRWFRFPEGTDPTWQSYWNGGEPRRGPVVRAVQECRQAVLWNGTVGMTLVDHEPGKGLTVVPLTDMPPSRVVAAWNEGDPNPLIRSFVELATVAYRA